The window ACCTTCAGGTTGGTTGCTGCCTGCAGAAGATCTTGGGTTACCTTTGTTGCGCTTCGAATAACAAGACCGTCGTAATCCCCGATGATACCTTTGAGCTCTTCAGGAGGCAGTCCTGTATTAACATCAACTTCAATCCCCTCTTCTTCCTGAAACATCCGGATGCCGATTTCGCCTAGATTATCGCTGACCAAAACTTTCATACTTTTTACCTCCTGATTCATGTGATTTTTTCCAGCAAACTCAAGTGCCGAAAGCCGTTTAAAACCTATGTTGCGCTAAGATTTTGCCAGCCCTTGCTGCAAATGTAATATATTTATATTTCTACCATATTATTTCAACCCATTTTGTCACGCAGGCTTAAAAGAAAAAATCTAGTGTTTCACCTTATTGTTGCGATACTGAATATAGGCATCGCGAAACGCTTCATACGGTTCAATGGCTGCCTCTTTAATAGACTCCCAATCTCCTATATGCAGGGAAGTTTCGTTTATTTTATCGAAAGACCAGATTGCCACTGAAGCTTCAATCGGTTTGACATAGGTAATGGGATTTAGAAAGCGGTCTCCGACCATCCCCACGGAATCACGTAAAGTAGATGGGCCAAGCACAGGCCAGACCAGATAAAATCCATTGCCGATACCATAAGCACCCAGGGTCTGGCCCAAGTCTTCGTCACTTATATCAAGATTGAAGTATTTCTGGGCAGGATCCCCAAACCCAAGGATTCCCACCGTACTGTTAACTGCAAAACGGACAAGTTCGGTTCCACCGGCGTTTACTTTACCCTGAAGCACACAGCTTGTCAGGCGGATCGGGGTAAAGATGTTGCTAAAAAAATTTCTCACACCGGTTCTGACCACTCCGGGAACTATCGCTCTGTATCCCTTTGCCACCGGCTTTAAAAACCAGAAATACAGCTTGTCATTAAAGTGATGCATGGCCCGATTCCATAAAGACAGAGGATCGGCCACTGTCACCGCCTTTTCTTTAAATTCATTTTCAAACTCATCAAGGAATTCGTCCTTTTCTGCTAAATTCGACTTGGCTTCCTCAGATGGAGATATCTCCCGGTTTGGTGAAACAGGTTTTTTAGTTGAAGCATCAGAGGGTGATACAGGTGTATCTGCTTTTCTGTGAGCACAGCCGGATAATATCAGAAAACCAATCCCCAAGATTATTAAAAATAGATTAAACTGTCTTTTCATCACAAGTTAGCGGCTTCGTTCCAATTGAAATAGCAGGTGTCTGACGCACATCGCCAAAAGGACTATGATTCCATTAAGTTGCAGAAACTCCGACACATCAAGCTATCAAGGGCGGGTTTAATTGTCAACGTCAATTTTCCAGCAGAAAGGGAACCACAAAGCATGACGCAGGTTGAGACAGTAAATGGGACTTTCATATTTGAAATTGTTCAACCGGTTTATCCCAGTATCAATCTTTGCGGATCACATCTCTCTCGTAACATCTTAAGCTCCTTTGCTGAGGGAGCCTGGACCTTACATGACCGTGATATGTCCACTTCGAAATCCATATTATCAAGTACTTGCTGCGGTGTAATTTCCGGGAAACATCCCTTAAGATACATTTCTTTTGTTTTATCATCAAACCCCATGATCGCCATGTTGGTAATCACGGTGGACGGTCCTCCGTCTGGCAGCCCGGCTTTTTTTCTTCCTTCAGGCCCGTCAAGCCAGCCCGGGCTGGTGATATAATCTACCTTTGACACAAATTTTCTTTTTTCTTGTTGCATGAAAATGATGGTTCTGTTGACAAAAG is drawn from Thermodesulfobacteriota bacterium and contains these coding sequences:
- a CDS encoding MlaA family lipoprotein; translated protein: MKRQFNLFLIILGIGFLILSGCAHRKADTPVSPSDASTKKPVSPNREISPSEEAKSNLAEKDEFLDEFENEFKEKAVTVADPLSLWNRAMHHFNDKLYFWFLKPVAKGYRAIVPGVVRTGVRNFFSNIFTPIRLTSCVLQGKVNAGGTELVRFAVNSTVGILGFGDPAQKYFNLDISDEDLGQTLGAYGIGNGFYLVWPVLGPSTLRDSVGMVGDRFLNPITYVKPIEASVAIWSFDKINETSLHIGDWESIKEAAIEPYEAFRDAYIQYRNNKVKH